In one Scyliorhinus canicula chromosome 3, sScyCan1.1, whole genome shotgun sequence genomic region, the following are encoded:
- the LOC119963304 gene encoding LOW QUALITY PROTEIN: aldo-keto reductase family 1 member C23-like protein (The sequence of the model RefSeq protein was modified relative to this genomic sequence to represent the inferred CDS: inserted 1 base in 1 codon) — MGEVTVQQRLPFSDGKSIPILGLGTSSMEKPVKGETIKAVKAAIEIGYRHLDGAFMYGNEDEVGEAIRAKIADGTVKREDAFYTSKLWMTYLSPALVRKGLETTLKNLKLDYVDLYVVHWPMGLKPSEKDLFPEDANGKILLDDVDICATWVIMESCKDAGLVRSIGVSNFNHNQLEMILKMPNLKYKPVCNQVECHPYLNQNKMLKYCNSKNIVVVCYSPLGTSKDPKWFDPENPIVLNDLELKKNDEKHNKSPAXIALRYQVQRGVVVIPKSFNLGRMKQNREIFDFQLTDEEMKAVDGINRNCRYITMKQFTDHPKYPFHDEY; from the exons atgggtgaagtgacagtgcaGCAACGTCTCCCCTTCAGTGACGGGAAGAGTATCCCGATCTTGGGCCTGGGAACAAGTTCCATGGAAAAGCCCGTTAAAGGTGAGACCATAAAAGCTGTGAAGGCTGCCATTGAAATTGGGTACCGCCATTTAGATGGAGCCTTCATGTATGGCAATGAAGATGAAGTTGGCGAGGCTATTCGGGCAAAGATTGCTGATGGGACGGTGAAGCGGGAAGACGCCTTCTATACCAGCAAGCTATGGATGACCTATCTTTCTCCTGCCCTGGTCCGGAAAGGCCTTGAGACAACATTGAAAAATCTGAAGTTGGACTACGTTGATCTGTATGTTGTGCACTGGCCTATGGGATTGAAGCCAAGTGAAAAGGACTTGTTTCCTGAGGACGCAAATGGAAAGATTCTTCTGGACGATGTGGATATCTGTGCAACTTGGGTGATTATGGAAAGCTGCAAGGATGCCGGCCTGGTGCGGTCTATAGGAGTGTCCAACTTCAACCATAACCAACTTGAGATGATCCTGAAGATGCCCAACCTGAAATACAAGCCGGTGTGTAATCAGGTTGAATGTCACCCATATTTGAACCAGAACAAAATGCTGAAATATTGTAATTCCAAAAATATTGTTGTCGTATGTTATAGTCCCTTGGGAACATCAAAAGACCCAAAGTGGTTCGACCCAGAAAACCCCATCGTTCTGAACGATCTGGAGCTGAAAAAGAATGATGaaaaacacaacaaatccccag AAATCGCCCTGCGCTATCAGGTGCAACGTGGTGTAGTGGTTATTCCGAAGAGTTTCAATCTTGGGCGGATGAAGCAGAACAGAGAGATCTTTGACTTCCAGCTAACTGATGAAGAGATGAAAGCGGTTGATGGGATAAACAGAAACTGCCGATACATAACGATGAAACAGTTTACTGACCATCCCAAGTATCCATTCCATGATGAATATTGA